A genomic window from Lotus japonicus ecotype B-129 chromosome 1, LjGifu_v1.2 includes:
- the LOC130712478 gene encoding putative F-box protein At3g16210: MIDIFRPPACGRVEISVKQFTTSTEALTPPSFPSSSNPHGDSLHPPPPLPTLPFELVVEILCRLPVKSLLQFRCVCKSWNSLISGDPKFARKHLRCSPKDFTRHHLIFGSTNEFLFTSSPLLSVFDDAAAIAPSTQFDHPLNNPNPSDFIVGSCDGIVCLAIDGRFPLLWNPSTGRFKDLPSLENPRLPDMYTVFGFGYNHFADCYKVVALFCH, translated from the exons ATGATAGATATTTTTCGACCTCCAGCTTGTGGGAGG GTTGAGATTTCTGTTAAGCAGTTCACAACTTCCACCGAAGCCCTAACACCACCTTCATTTCCTTCCTCTTCCAACCCTCACGGCGACTCACTTCACCCGCCGCCGCCGCTGCCAACCCTTCCGTTCGAGCTCGTGGTGGAAATCCTATGCAGGCTCCCCGTGAAGTCCCTCTTGCAATTCCGCTGCGTATGCAAGTCCTGGAATTCTCTAATCTCCGGTGACCCCAAATTCGCCAGAAAACACCTTCGCTGTTCACCTAAGGACTTCACGCGCCACCACCTCATCTTTGGCTCCACCAACGAGTTCCTTTTCACGTCTTCTCCGCTCCTCTCTGTCTTCGACGACGCCGCCGCGATCGCCCCCTCCACTCAGTTCGACCACCCTCTCAACAATCCAAACCCTTCTGATTTCATTGTTGGTTCTTGTGATGGCATTGTCTGCTTGGCCATCGATGGACGCTTTCCTCTCTTATGGAACCCTTCCACTGGGAGATTCAAGGACTTGCCATCTCTGGAAAATCCACGGCTACCCGATATGTACACGGTATTCGGGTTTGGTTACAATCATTTTGCTGATTGTTACAAAGTTGTTGCACTTTTCTGCCACTAG